Genomic window (Granulicella arctica):
CTCGACGTGCTGCGCGGCCTCACGATCGCCTTTATGATCATCGTCAATAGCCAGATGGGGCCTGCTCCCTTCTTTGAACTCTCGCACGCTGCATGGAATGGGTTCACCGCCACGGATCTGGTCTTTCCGACCTTCCTGCTGCTCGTTGGACTGTCGACGGTGCTCTCGACTGCAGCTCGACTGGCGAAGGGCGCCACGCGTCGCGAGCTCTTCCTTCACACGCTACGCCGTGCCGTTGTGCTGTTTGTTGCGGGCTTCGTGGTAAACAACTTTCCGTTCTTTCACCTGCACACGGTTCGCTACTATGGCGTGCTGCCGCGCATCGCGATCTGCTACCTCGTGGTCGCAACCATTTACCTGATCTCGCCATCGTGGAAAAACAAGGTTGCGATTGCCGTTGCATGCTTGGCTGGCTATTGGATTCTTCTTCGATTCGTAGCTGTACCCGGCTTCGGTATGCCGACGCATGACCTTCCGATCAACGATCCGACCGGCAACCTGACCGCCTACATCGACCGCAAACTCTTCAGCCCGTCGCATCTCTACGAGCGTGTGCGCGACCCGGAAGGTCTTCTCTCGACGATCCCGGCGATTGCCACCGCCCTCTTCGGCCTGCTCGCAGGGCTTTGGCTGCGAAGCACGCGCTCGACGGGGCGCAAGGCAGCAATGCTGGCGGTCACTGGCATCCTGTTTCTGGCTGCGGGCTTGGCTTGGCATCCCTTCTTTCCCATGAACAAGAAGCTGTGGACGAGTTCCTTCGCGCTCTTTGCAGGGGGTTGGAGCCTGCTGCTGCTTGCGGCAGCCATCTACTTTATCGATTTAGTACGCGTGGGCCGCGCTGCTGCTGAGTCGAACGATCCAGCATCGCCGCTGCACCCCGCGCTCTATCGACCGCTGCTGGTGTTCGGGACAAACGCCATCCTGGCCTACCTTGTTTCCGAGCTGGGAGACAGCGTCATCTCGCAGATTCATCTTCCGTCCGGCCTCAGCATCAAGGCTGTCTGGATGCGCGAAATTGTGCATCTCGTGCCGAACCTGCAATGGTCGTCTCTGCTGTACTCGCTATCGTTCATGCTTCTCTGCTGGCTGATCGTGCTGCCGTTCTACCGGAAACGCATCTTCCTGCGAATCTGACCGCCCTTACGGATTTGCCCGGATCACGTCTGCCGCATGCTTCTCCTGCCCGGCATGCTCGGCCTGCAGGAGTTGTTTGAACTTTGCGTCCGCTGCAGCTGCCTCGGTTGGATTGCCCAAAGCCCGGTAGACCTTTGCTAAGAGGATCTGGATCGATGGTTCATCCGGTGCGGTCTTCTCTGCGGTAAGCAGGTCGGGTAGCGCATCTGCAGGTTTGCCGAGGCGCAGGAGAATGCGTGCGCGTTCCACGCGCGCCTGCCCCAGGGTTGGACACGTGGCGAGTGCCACATCCGCATACTTCAGAGCCTCCGGTGCCGACTCGTTAAGCTCATCCATCGAATTTGCCAGCTTCCACTGGACGAGGCAGTTCGATCCGCCCTGCTTGAGGATCGCCTGAAAGCTATCCCGTGCTTCGTTCCACTCCCCATCGTGCCAGTACACATCGGCAAGATGTTCCATTGCAGAGGGGTCGTTCGGCGCAAGTTCAAGAGCCCTCTTGTACTCGGCTATCGAGCCGGCCGTATTCTTCATGCTGTCCATGATCTCGCCGGAAAGCACGTGCGAAAGCGGCGAGTCCGGGTCGATCGAATGGACACGTGCGAAGGCATCCTGCGAGAGCTGGAGCTGCAACTTACCGAGTAGATACCAGGCTTCCTGATCCTTCGGGTCGATCGCCGTAAGCTTGTGAAGCTGCTGAATCGCCGCGTCATTGCTGTTCTGCTGAATCAGGCTATGGACGAGCGTGATTCTGGCGAAGCGGTCGTCCGGCAACGCTCGTAACGCGGCCTCAAGCGATGACACGGCCTTATCGTAGACACCCGTTTGAAAGTAGCTGGCTCCCAGGATAATCTCTGCCGGGTGCATCGACGGGTCGATCTTCAAGCCGCGTACAAGCACCGGAATCGCATCGGAGTAACGCCCTTCGTTGTAATAAAGACGGCCTAGATTGTTGTAGGCTGCTCCGAGCTTTGGATCGAGACGAAGAATCTTCAGGTAGTCCGCGATTGCCGCGTCGGTTTGATCCGCTGCCTGTGCTCCCCGAGCGTGCTCGTACAGCGTCTGCACCTCCGGCGAGATCGCCTGCTGCGCTGCCAGCGGGCCGGTGCTGTAGATGGAAAAGCCGCAGAGGAGAATCTTCGCTAAAAGCTTCATCGTGACCCAGTATAGGAGTGAGCAGCCGCAAAAAGAAACCGGACTGCGAGAGTATCGCAGTCCGGCAGGTTCAACCATGGAACAGCCTAGAAGGTGAGACGACCGCTGATCTGACCCTGACGCGGATTGTTCTGTTGACCGGAAGGAACCAAGCCGTAGTTCGACGTGTTGTCGATGTTCGAGTTTGGATTCTCAAAGTAGGTGCGGTTGAGGATATTGAAGTAGTCCATCTGGAGAACGAAGGTGACCTTCTCTCCGAGAGCGAACTTCTTGCGAGCATTGACATCTTCGTCGTAGATGCCGGGGTTGCGCAATTCGCTGTAGTTGCGAACCGCGTTACCAAGCGTGTACGACTGGCTGGTGCTGGCAAATGCGCCGGTGGAAAAGACAGTCTGTGCGCTCTGGCCATTGACGAAGACCAGGTTGCCGTAGCCCTTGGTGGAGCGAGCCGTACCTGATACTTCGTTTGGACGATTGAAGCAACCTGCGCAGCCGAGTGGGTTGTCGTTCTCAGAGATACCAAACGGCGTTCCTGTCTGGTAGGACAGAATGAAGCCGATCTGGAGGCCACCAATGATCTGCCCGGCAACTCCCTTGTTGTTGACAAACTTCTTCCCTGGGCCGAGCGGGAGTTCGTAGGTTCCAGCAAGCTTTGTGTTGTTGCGGATGTCGTTGCCGGCAACCGTCCACTCAGCCTTCTGGTTGTACTTGTTCTCTGGCAGCGCAGCGAAGGTTGTGAAACCACTGTCGACGTTCGACATGCTCTTCGACAGGGTGTACGAGGTGAGGAACGAAAGACCGTTCGAGAAGCGCTTCTCAAGGCTGGCCTGGAGACCGCTGTAGCTAGCCGCTCCGCTCAGATCGAAGTTGTTATAGACATTCGAGTATTGCGGGAAGGGTGAGAGGGTGTGAGCGACAGTGGCCGAACCGCCAAGATCATTGTTGTAGTTGGCGTAAGGAGCACTGACCCCTGCAGCGATCGCGGTCGGCGAACCTACCAGCGACTTCAGCACGGTGCCACCCAAAGCCAGGATGGACGGGTTAGGCTGGCTGAGCGGATTGAGTTGCCCGTTCAGGTGAACCGCCTTGTTTCCAAGATAGGCAACCTGCAGAAAGGTGTTCCATGGCAACTGGTGCTGAACGTTGATGTTCCACTGCTGCACATAGGGAGCAAGTCCGCTCTGCTTCGGATCGAAGGCGCGGATCGTTGTACCGAGACCAAGAGCCGGGCTCAGCACACCATTTGCCGGCGCGGGAATAGGATGATTGTCCCACTCGCCATACGACGGTGTATTGGTACCGGTGCTGTTGCTGTTGAATGACCCCTGGAGCAGGTTGCCGTAGCTGGTAGCAACCTTGCTGGTTCCATACTCGTACGCGCCACCATTCAGGAATGCAAGGCTGTAGCCGGCCTGAATGACCGTCTTGTCGCTGACGGCATATGCAAAGCCGAAACGAGGACCAAAGTGCTTGTAGTGGATATCCGCGTGAGTGATACCGGCGCATGCTGGGCAGCTACCGAACTGGGTAGCCACACCTGGCAGATTTCCTGCCGCTGCGTTCAGGCCAGTCTGGTTGAGGAAGACAATCTGGTTCTTATCCTCGGTGAAGGGCCGCATGATGTCCCAGCGAAGACCGACGTTCACCGTCAACTTCGGCGTGACCTTGATGTCGTCCTGGATGTACGGCGAGATCGACAGATTGCGCAGCTTCAGTTCGTTCGCGAAGATGCGGTCTGCGCTATCAACTTGGCCAAGGAGGAAGCTGGCGAATGAACTTCCGGTGGAAGCAAAGGCGTCTGAGCCGTCTGGGTTCTTGACTTTGCCAACAGGTGAAGCCGTTGTGGCATGGCTGAAGTTGATCTGTGCCGAGCAAGCCTGGCACTCGTTGTCATCCTGGTAGGTGCGTCGGAATTCGCCGCCGATGTTGATCGTGTGACGGCCCTTCGACCAAAGCCAGTTGTTTACGATCGCAACGCCCAACTTGCGGTTGATCGACTGGACCCATCCGCTTGAGGTGCCATAGTTTGTCGGCTGATACTGACCATCAAATGTAATGTTCGGAAACACATCACTGATCGGGCTGGCAACAACACCAGCAAAAGGGTTGTTACGTTTTACGTTGAACTGGTTGCCGATTTCGCCGATCCAACCGAAACCTGCAGTCGCCACCAGCTTGGGGGTAACCGCATTGGTGTAGTTGAGCAGGAAAACAGAACCGAGAGCAGGGTTGTTCTTCACACTCTGGAGAATGTTTGTAATCGGCACAATCGGGTCATTGTCGAAACCCTGTGAGACATACGAATTGCGCCACTGAGTGTAGTGGATCGACTGCGTAGGTGTGATGTTGTGATCCACAACGAAGCCGAACACATGCGCGACTTCTGGAAACGCATTCGGTACCGCGGTCTTATTGCTTGAGAGACCAGGACGATCCGGGTCCGGAATTGAGGGAAGAATGGAGGTAGACAGCGTGCTGAAGCGAGACGCGGGAATCTTATTATTCGGGAACGGATTGCCCGTCAGGGGATCGTAGATGGGAATCAACTTACCGCTGGCATCGACGAAGTCAGAGAAATCACCGGTCTTCTCAAGTGCGGTCGGAACACTACCAATGTTGTTGTTCGACGTCGCAGTCTTTCCATAATCAAGTGAGAAGTGGAAGAACGTACGGTTCTTACCGTTGTAGATACCGGGGATGATCACTGGACCGGCAATGGTAAAGCCGTAGTTGTTCTCTCGGCTGACAGGGGTGGTTGAGTTGAAGTAACCCTTGGCATCGAAGAACTCATTGCGGTTGATGTAGAAAGCATCGCCATGAAAAGCGTTGGTCCCGGATGCCATCTGGTACGTCGTAGCGCCCTGTGCCAAGCCATATTGCGCGGAGAAGGTCGAACGCTCAACGCGGAACTGGTTGACCAACTCAAACGGAGGATTGATGCCCGTCTGGTAGCCCTCGGTCTCTGCCTGGGGGGCAGGAATACCGTTGAAGACAATCTCGTTTTGGAAGTCGACGCCACCGTTAATACGGTGAGAGAAGGTGCTTCCCTGTACGCCCGGTGCGAGGAAGATGAAGCTGTCGATCTGACGTCCGCGACCACCGCTCACCTGGGTCGGAAGCGCGCTTACGACCTCTGGTTCAATCGTCGTTCCAAGCTCCGGCTGGGTCGTGTTCAGAGCGATCAGCGGCGAGGTCACCTCGATCGTCGTGTCGGAACCGCCAGCGGCAAGTGTGATGTCGATCGTCGCGTCTGTACTGACTTCAACGTTGACCTGATCGCGTACAGCCTTGCTGAACCCGGCGGAGACCACCGTAATGGTGTAGCGGCCAGGCAGAAGACCACGCGTGGCGTAAGTTCCAGCGGAGCTGGTAACGGTGGTGGCGGTCTGTCCGGTGCTGATGTTCTTAACGCTGACGCTCGCCCCGGGAATGATCGAGCCGCTCGAGTCTGTGACCGTGCCGGTGACTCCGCTCGACGCCTGCCCGAAGGAGGGCAGAGCCGCAACAAAAAGAAGACAAAATGCGAAAAGAACACCGTAAATCGTGTGCCTGCATCCTGCGGTCAAGGTCGTTTTCACACCTGGGCGGGTGCGGGTAATAGGTTGTTGCATGACGTGCCTCCAAAGAAATAAATAAACCGATCTCTACGGATCGTTCCGTGTTTTCAGTGACGATAATTGGAAACGATTCCAGCGGGACCTAATGTAATTGTCCCCACTAACGAATGTCAACCTAAAGTTGCAGATGCCCATGCAACCTTGTTGTCAGAAGACCGATATCGTCAGAAATAAACATAAATTTGGAGGTTTCACCAACGAATCTTCAACTTTGCGCTCGGAGTCATGCGTTTCTAACATAGCCCCATTCGTTGTGCGTCAGCGTGTAAAGGCTAGCTGCGCTCAGCCTGTAGGAGGGTTCGCGTCTATCATCCATTCCATGGGCTTGAAGACAGGAGTGACGCTCGGCGATATCGCATCGAAACTCGGGCTCTCCATCTCTACGGTCAGCCGAGCATTACAGGATCACTCTGGCCTGAGCGCCGAGACGAAGGCTCGTGTTCTTGCCGCGTCCGCGGACCTCGGCTACCGCCCAAATCTGGCAGCCCGCTCCCTCGTCTCGGGTAGGACCCTGCGAATTGCGGTCAATACGCCGCAGGAGATCCTCTCGGTCTACGATCTCGTACGGAAGGGTATCCGTGATGAGGCTGAACCCTTCCTGGCGATGGGCGTGGAGCTGGTCGACTTTACGTTTCCGCGTCTGGGCGAAGGAGAGGCAGAGGCCTTCGAAGGGGCTCTCGATGCCGGTGTGGATGGAGTCATTCTCGTTCCTGGTGCGCCCGCGTCCCTGAAAAACAGCTTTGCGCGGGCCGCCAGCATGAAGGTACCAGTCGTTTGTCTCCTGACCGACGCCCCAAGCGAACAGAAGCTCTCCACCGTCTGCGTCAACGCTGTCTCCTGCGGAGCGCTGGCAGGGGAACTCATGAGCAGATTGCTTCCCGCCCACGGCTCGCTTGCGGTCACCACGGGAGACCTGAAGGTGACCGACCATCAAGAGAAGTTCAGCTCCTTCGAGCGTTGCGTTCAGCGCAACCGAGCCGACACGCTGCTCTACGACCCGATTGAGAACCATGAATCGGAGAGTGAGGCTTACGAGAGGACTTTGGCGTTCCTCAACCAACACCGGGATCTAGGTGGGCTTTACATCAGTACCGGAAACGGTGCTCCAGCGTTGCGCGCAGTCGAAGACGCTGGATTGCTCGGGAAGCTCACTATCTTCAGCACGAACCTCTTTCGGGAGGTCGTCCCACAGATCCGTCTTGGCACAGTCGCGGGAACCTTTTACGAGCGTCCTTACAGTCATGGACGCATTGCCTTCAGCCTTCTTTATAAGTACCTTTCAACCGGCATCGTCCCGCCACCCAGGGTTTCGTTGGAGCCATTTCTGATCATGCGCGGAAATCTGGATTGCTTTGTACATCAGCAAAATCATCCGGAGGCAAACGAGACGGATCGCGGCTCCATCGAAAGCATCCTGCTCGGCGAGACGCTTGCCAGCATGCAGTAAGGTATTTTCGATCCGATTGCGGGGAACTTGACGATCACTGCTCAAAGAGCGTAAACATTATCCTGTTTATGCAAACGTTTGCGAAGCCCGGCAAGTTTGCGAAGGAGATGTGTGAGACGCCGAGACCTACTCAAGAATCTGACGATGGCTGCAGGGGGCGCATTTTGCTCGAATGGTGCCTGGCAATCGGCGAACGCTGCCGTAGTGCCAGAGACCAAAGCGGCGCTCGCAACCCCCATACGCGGCCTCGCGCGCCGGAATGGCAGGTCCGTGCAGCCCATAGAGCTTGTGTTTGAGCACTCCGGAGCGAACGCAACTGCTGTGATCAACGTGGATGGCGTGGAGCTGGAGCGACGCCCGGTACAGAGCGGAAGCAATCGCTTCGACATCTTCGTCGCAGCGGTCACCGCCAATCGGCAGTCTGTCGTCACCCTCGACATAGGCGGCAAGGTCCAGACGGACACGGTTGAACTGAAACCCGTCCGGAAGATGCAGGTATACCTCCTGCCGCACTCTCATCACGACCTCGGCTACACCGATCTGCAGGCGGATGTCGAAGAGAAGCAGATGCAGAACATCACGCGCGGCATCGCGCTGGCCCGCAAGACCGCCGACTACCCGGAGGGCTCGCGCTTCGTATGGAACCTCGAGGTACTGTGGGGCGCCGACCTCTACATGAAGCGGCGTTCCCCAAAAGAAAAGGCAGAGCTGATCGAAGCGGTACGCAAGGGATGGATCGGCCTGAACGGCTCTTACGCCAACGAACTGACAGGCCTCTGCCGTCCCGAAGAACTTGCACAGCTCTTCCGCTACGGAACAGAGTTGGGCGCAGAGTGCGGAACCAAGGTCAACTCCGCCATGATGAGCGACGTACCCGGCTTCTCCTGGGGAACCACCACGGCGATGGCCCAGGCCGGCATCCGCTACTTCTCCGCCGCGCCGAACTACTTCGACCGCATCGGCACCTTCATGGTCACATGGCAGGACAAGCCCTTCTGGTGGGTCTCCCCCTCGGGCAAAGATAAGGTCCTCGTATGGGTTCCATGGACCGGCTATGCCATGTCGCACGTCATGAAGCTTGGAACAGATTGGGTCGGCAGCTATCAGCAGCGCATGGACGATGTGAACTATCCCTACGACATCTCCTGCGCCCGCTGGTCAGGCCACGGAGACAACGCCGAACCCGACCCGGAGCTAAGCGAGTTCGTAAAATCCTGGAACGAAAAGTATGAGTGGCCGCACTTCGTCATCGCCTCCACAACCACCGCCTTTGCCGCCTTCGAGGAGCGCTATGGCAATCAGCTCCCCCAATACAAGGGCGACCTGACCCCGTATTGGGAGGACGGTGCCGGTTCATCCGCGCTCGAGACCAGCATGAGTCGTGTCGCCGCCGACCGCCTCACACAAGCAGCCGCACTCACCGCGATGACCTCCCCCGCAGCCTACGTTCCAGCGACCTACAACGATGCCTGGCGGGACGTGCTGCTCTACTCCGAACACACCTGGGGCGCATGGTGCAGCGTCTCCGACTCCGAGAATCCGTTCACCACGAAGCAGTGGGACTACAAGCGCGCATTCGCCGTGCAGGCCGAGAAGAAGTCACTTGAGCTCTTGAGGCTAGCGCTTCCCCCGACACCATCGACCGCCTCAATCGACATCCACAACGCGACATCGTGGAATCGATCTGAAGTAGTCCTCCTCTCCAAAGAGCAATCGTCCCTGGGCGATCACGTCGCCGACCATACCGGCCATCCAATTCCCTCGCAGCGACTGTCGACCGGAGAGCTAGCCATTCTGGTAGCCGACGTACCCGCCTTCGGCTC
Coding sequences:
- a CDS encoding LacI family DNA-binding transcriptional regulator, producing MGLKTGVTLGDIASKLGLSISTVSRALQDHSGLSAETKARVLAASADLGYRPNLAARSLVSGRTLRIAVNTPQEILSVYDLVRKGIRDEAEPFLAMGVELVDFTFPRLGEGEAEAFEGALDAGVDGVILVPGAPASLKNSFARAASMKVPVVCLLTDAPSEQKLSTVCVNAVSCGALAGELMSRLLPAHGSLAVTTGDLKVTDHQEKFSSFERCVQRNRADTLLYDPIENHESESEAYERTLAFLNQHRDLGGLYISTGNGAPALRAVEDAGLLGKLTIFSTNLFREVVPQIRLGTVAGTFYERPYSHGRIAFSLLYKYLSTGIVPPPRVSLEPFLIMRGNLDCFVHQQNHPEANETDRGSIESILLGETLASMQ
- a CDS encoding acyltransferase family protein, whose product is MTQDPDFSRTVDSDVVRTSTIKKPERLLSLDVLRGLTIAFMIIVNSQMGPAPFFELSHAAWNGFTATDLVFPTFLLLVGLSTVLSTAARLAKGATRRELFLHTLRRAVVLFVAGFVVNNFPFFHLHTVRYYGVLPRIAICYLVVATIYLISPSWKNKVAIAVACLAGYWILLRFVAVPGFGMPTHDLPINDPTGNLTAYIDRKLFSPSHLYERVRDPEGLLSTIPAIATALFGLLAGLWLRSTRSTGRKAAMLAVTGILFLAAGLAWHPFFPMNKKLWTSSFALFAGGWSLLLLAAAIYFIDLVRVGRAAAESNDPASPLHPALYRPLLVFGTNAILAYLVSELGDSVISQIHLPSGLSIKAVWMREIVHLVPNLQWSSLLYSLSFMLLCWLIVLPFYRKRIFLRI
- a CDS encoding tetratricopeptide repeat protein codes for the protein MKLLAKILLCGFSIYSTGPLAAQQAISPEVQTLYEHARGAQAADQTDAAIADYLKILRLDPKLGAAYNNLGRLYYNEGRYSDAIPVLVRGLKIDPSMHPAEIILGASYFQTGVYDKAVSSLEAALRALPDDRFARITLVHSLIQQNSNDAAIQQLHKLTAIDPKDQEAWYLLGKLQLQLSQDAFARVHSIDPDSPLSHVLSGEIMDSMKNTAGSIAEYKRALELAPNDPSAMEHLADVYWHDGEWNEARDSFQAILKQGGSNCLVQWKLANSMDELNESAPEALKYADVALATCPTLGQARVERARILLRLGKPADALPDLLTAEKTAPDEPSIQILLAKVYRALGNPTEAAAADAKFKQLLQAEHAGQEKHAADVIRANP
- a CDS encoding glycoside hydrolase family 38 N-terminal domain-containing protein; this translates as MRRRDLLKNLTMAAGGAFCSNGAWQSANAAVVPETKAALATPIRGLARRNGRSVQPIELVFEHSGANATAVINVDGVELERRPVQSGSNRFDIFVAAVTANRQSVVTLDIGGKVQTDTVELKPVRKMQVYLLPHSHHDLGYTDLQADVEEKQMQNITRGIALARKTADYPEGSRFVWNLEVLWGADLYMKRRSPKEKAELIEAVRKGWIGLNGSYANELTGLCRPEELAQLFRYGTELGAECGTKVNSAMMSDVPGFSWGTTTAMAQAGIRYFSAAPNYFDRIGTFMVTWQDKPFWWVSPSGKDKVLVWVPWTGYAMSHVMKLGTDWVGSYQQRMDDVNYPYDISCARWSGHGDNAEPDPELSEFVKSWNEKYEWPHFVIASTTTAFAAFEERYGNQLPQYKGDLTPYWEDGAGSSALETSMSRVAADRLTQAAALTAMTSPAAYVPATYNDAWRDVLLYSEHTWGAWCSVSDSENPFTTKQWDYKRAFAVQAEKKSLELLRLALPPTPSTASIDIHNATSWNRSEVVLLSKEQSSLGDHVADHTGHPIPSQRLSTGELAILVADVPAFGSSRYTLSAKKPHTAESAVTIHDNTLQNKLLRARIDPKTGNIIDLHLHGSSQNLIDRSNNSAANEYLFLAGKDLANIERSATPTITIEDHGPLVATLRIESAAPGCNKLTRRVRLAAGSSHLELSNIVDKKRAALNPHPGKGDQGSEFAQHGSKESVQFAFPFSVPDGKMTMDIALADMRPELDQLPGSCKNWLPVGRWVDVSSPTQGVTWATLDAPLVEIGGITATMLGSQKDPSIWRKHIEPTQSFYSWVMNNHWGTNYRAYQEGPVEFRYALCPHGEWSADASSRFAIGLSQPLIAAPSSNEALAKPSLLKVEPADILVLALKPSNDGKAWIVRLFGASGESRRAKLTWSSPAIGKTWESNLAEEPLHPLEGDIPIAGWELTTLRVERA
- a CDS encoding TonB-dependent receptor; translation: MQQPITRTRPGVKTTLTAGCRHTIYGVLFAFCLLFVAALPSFGQASSGVTGTVTDSSGSIIPGASVSVKNISTGQTATTVTSSAGTYATRGLLPGRYTITVVSAGFSKAVRDQVNVEVSTDATIDITLAAGGSDTTIEVTSPLIALNTTQPELGTTIEPEVVSALPTQVSGGRGRQIDSFIFLAPGVQGSTFSHRINGGVDFQNEIVFNGIPAPQAETEGYQTGINPPFELVNQFRVERSTFSAQYGLAQGATTYQMASGTNAFHGDAFYINRNEFFDAKGYFNSTTPVSRENNYGFTIAGPVIIPGIYNGKNRTFFHFSLDYGKTATSNNNIGSVPTALEKTGDFSDFVDASGKLIPIYDPLTGNPFPNNKIPASRFSTLSTSILPSIPDPDRPGLSSNKTAVPNAFPEVAHVFGFVVDHNITPTQSIHYTQWRNSYVSQGFDNDPIVPITNILQSVKNNPALGSVFLLNYTNAVTPKLVATAGFGWIGEIGNQFNVKRNNPFAGVVASPISDVFPNITFDGQYQPTNYGTSSGWVQSINRKLGVAIVNNWLWSKGRHTINIGGEFRRTYQDDNECQACSAQINFSHATTASPVGKVKNPDGSDAFASTGSSFASFLLGQVDSADRIFANELKLRNLSISPYIQDDIKVTPKLTVNVGLRWDIMRPFTEDKNQIVFLNQTGLNAAAGNLPGVATQFGSCPACAGITHADIHYKHFGPRFGFAYAVSDKTVIQAGYSLAFLNGGAYEYGTSKVATSYGNLLQGSFNSNSTGTNTPSYGEWDNHPIPAPANGVLSPALGLGTTIRAFDPKQSGLAPYVQQWNINVQHQLPWNTFLQVAYLGNKAVHLNGQLNPLSQPNPSILALGGTVLKSLVGSPTAIAAGVSAPYANYNNDLGGSATVAHTLSPFPQYSNVYNNFDLSGAASYSGLQASLEKRFSNGLSFLTSYTLSKSMSNVDSGFTTFAALPENKYNQKAEWTVAGNDIRNNTKLAGTYELPLGPGKKFVNNKGVAGQIIGGLQIGFILSYQTGTPFGISENDNPLGCAGCFNRPNEVSGTARSTKGYGNLVFVNGQSAQTVFSTGAFASTSQSYTLGNAVRNYSELRNPGIYDEDVNARKKFALGEKVTFVLQMDYFNILNRTYFENPNSNIDNTSNYGLVPSGQQNNPRQGQISGRLTF